CCCGCACGATATTCCCCGCGTGCAAGCCTCGCTTGATCAAATCCGGCGTCACCATCGACACCAGCAACGGGCTGCCGTTCTGCGACATCGCCAGCACCAGCACCGCGCTGCTTAGCTTGGCCTTCAGCCAGTCCCCCATCTCCCGCAGCGCCTCCACGCTGTTGGCCGACGTCTTTGCCGCCAGCACGTTCACCCCCTCCACCTGCTGCACCTTCCCCAATAGCTCCTGCGCCTCCGACTTCAGGCTCCGCCGCTCCAACTCCGCCACCCGCTTCCGCAACGACGACATCTCGTCCATGAACGATTGCAGCCGCCCCTCTACATCCGCTACCGGCGTCTCCAATCGTTTCGCGACGTTATACAAAATGTCCGTCCGCTCCACAAATAACGACTCCGCCGACCTCCCCGTTACCGCCTCCACTCGACGCAGCCCGCCGCCTACACTGGCCTCGCCTAGAATAAATATCGGCCCCACCTCGCCCGTCGCGTGAACGTGGGTGCCACCGCACAGCTCCAGGCTGAAGGGCTTGTGCTCTCGGCGCTCCCCCATCGATACCACCCGCACCCTGTCGCCATACTTATCGCCGAAGAACGCCAGCGCGCCCTCCTGCACCGCCTGGGCATATGTGGTCTCCCTGGTCTTCACATCCAAATTGCCCCGCACCTTGCTGTTCACCAGGTCTTGAATGTCCCGCAATTCCTCCCGTGCCAAAGGACTCACGTGGGTGTAGTCGAATCGAAGCCGCTCCGGCGCCACCAGCGACCCCGCTTGCCGCACGTGCGACCCCAAAATCTGGCGAAGCGCCGCGTGTAATAGATGCGTCCCGCTGTGGTTCCGCGCCGTGTCCGCCCGCCTCGTCCCGTCCACCGACGCCTCTACCTTATCCCCCAGCGACACGTTCCCCTCCAGCACCACACCCTTGTGCACAATCAGTCCCGCGACGGGGCTCTGCGTATCCTTGACCTCCACCTTCCCTTTCGCCCCGACGATATACCCCGCGTCGCCCACCTGCCCGCCGCCCTCGGCATAGAAAGGCGTCTCCTTCAGCACAACCTCCACCGTCTGCCCCTGCCCGGCGTGGCCCACCAGCCTCCCCTCCACCAGCAGCGCGATAACGCTGGTGTGCTTATGCAAATGTTGGTATCCAACAAACTCTGACTTCTCCACCCCCAAATTCTCATAGGCGGCGTGGACCTCCATACCCCCAGTCACCACATGCGCCGTCCGTGATTCCTGACGATGAATTTCCTGTGCCCTTTCGAAAGCCTCAAAATCTATTTCCAGCCCGTTCTCTCGTGCTATTTCTGCTGTTAGCTCCACAGGGAAGCCATAAGTGGATGCGAGCTGGAACACAATGTCGCCAGGCAGTTTGGTTGATATCTCTTCAAGTGAAGCCAAAACACTCCTTATTGAGCCTTTGTTAATTTCTGGAGTGGTGTCCCATCCTCCCTCGCCTGCTGCCCTATAGAGCCTCGTTAGCAGTTCTATCAGATTGGAAATGGCCCTGAAATAGCTTTCTGCGCTAACAGAAAAATTCAGGTCAACGCTATCTCTTCCCTTATCGAGCTTCTCCTTAACTGACCAAACTGTTTCAGTAGCTTGTGAGACCTGGAAACCCACACCACCACGTTTCGCCCTCTCGGTTAATAATGGCGTAAGGGCAGCCTTAATATTTCCTAAATCAGCTTTCGATAGGGTTTTAATTCCCCTTATGTACCCCTCAAGATGGTCACTTCCCTTACGTACTGTCTCGTTAAACCGCTCCTCCTCCAGGTTCACAACGCGCAATATGAAATCTCGATTTGTCCCCAAATCCGGGTACGCCCCCGAGAACCGGCGTATCGCCGCCTCCACCACCTCGCCCAGGAAGGCCCCCTCCAACCCCAAACGACGCCCGTATCGAATGGCGCGCCGCAACACCCGGCGCAGCACGTAGCCCCGTCCCTCGTTGCTGGGCGCGACGCCGTCGCTGATAACAAAAGCCGCCGCCCGGCTGTGCTCCGCCACCACCCGCAGCGCGTAGTCCGTCTCCTTGTCCCGTCCGTACGCCTTCCCCGACAACTGCAACACCTTCTCGATGAGCGGCTTCAGCAAGTCCGTTTCATATACATTCGCCGCGTTCTGCACCACCGCTGCCGCCCTCTCCAGCCCCATCCCTGTATCAACACTCGGCGCAGGAAGCGGCGTCCGCTTCCCCTCCTCGTCCTGGTAGTACTGCATAAACACCAGGTTCCAGAGTTCGACAAATCGCTCGCACTCGTGATTGGGGTGGCACCCCGGCCCGTTAATATCTGACCCATCCCGAATAGGCTGCCCGCACCCCCGTTCGGCGCCGAAGTCATAATGCAGCTCGCTGCACGGCCCCGTCGGCCCCGTACGGCCTGCCGGGCCCCACCAGTTGGCCTCGTTGCCGTAACGATGTATACGCTTCGGGTCGACTCCCACCTCGTCCCGCCAGATGCCGTAAGCCTCCTCGTCGTCCAGATAAACCGTGGCGTAGAACCGCTCCGGCTCCAGCCCATACCCCTCCGCCTTCGATGTCACAAACTCCCACGCCCATTTAATAGCGTCCCGCTTGAAATAGTCGCCGATGCTGAAGTTCCCCAGCATCTCGAAGAACGTTAGGTGCTTATGGTCGCCCACTTCGTCGATGTCCGTCGTCCTGAACGACTTCTGGCACGACGTCAGTCTTTTCGATGGCGGCGTCTGCTGGGCCGTGAAATACGGCTTCAGCGGCACCATCCCCGCGCTGGTGAACAGCAGCGTCGGGTCCCCCGCCGGCACCAGCGACGCACTGGGCAGCGCGCTGTGTCCTCGCTTCTCAAAGAAAGCGCGAAATCTGTCTCGTATCTGGTCGCCTGTTAGCATCTTACATCTAGTGTACAGGTGGCGGCGATTCTAGGGCAAGAATCAGGCATGGTCAAACTGAGTACCTTGATACCAAATACCAGTCTCCACTGAGTGTGCAACATGGCTACCGACGAGGCCTATGCCGCACACTGAAGTGTGCGGTACAGTACCTACCTACCATTAAATCCGCTGGTGTATTACCTCGTTAAGTTAGCTTTGCACGAAAACTCGGTGTACCCCTAGTCCGGAAGCGAATATGGGGCGCAACATCTCGGCGGGGGCCTTCTCCCATCAGGTTCTCCCCCTTCGGCCTGAAAGGCGAAGGGGGAGTTAGAGGGGGTTGTGGTTCCTTATTTCTCTTCCCCTTCCTCTTCGGGAAGGGGATAAAGGGGATGGTGGTTCCGAAGGAGACCAACACTCCACTTTCCGTGCAAAGCCAGTTAAGTTGTTAATCATCATCAGTGTGCCGTAGGGAACTACAACTCATCATCAAATCCGGCGTGGATTGCCTCATTCAGATCATTGTCGGGAAAATCCGCTTTTATGTAAATCACGCACGAAAACGTCCAAAATCATCCGCTAAAAACCCCTTCCTCTTACCCTCTCATTCTCTGTAAAATCCCCCACTCATGCCAGCTCAGCAGTGCTCCATCCAGTACAACGGCGCCGCCATTCGCTACCTCCTTATCAGGAGCAAACGCCGCCGAAAAACCCTCCACATCACATTCCATCCCCGCCACGGCGTCATCGTCGCCGCCCCTCAAAACGAGTCCTTCAGCCACATAGAAAGCTTCGTCCTCCGCCACGCCAAATGGATCCTTAAAAACTACGGCCGCCACGCCTACGCCCCCTCTCCCATCGCCTTCGCCGCCGGCGACACCCTCCCCTACCTGGGCCGCTCCTTCCCTCTGACCGTCAACCCGCCCAAGGGGCTTCGTCGTCCCCAAATCTCCTTCGACGACTGCGCCTTCACCCTCGACGCCCCAGACTACCCCGACCCAGACTCCCGCCGCGCGGCCATCGCCCGCGCCTTCGAGACATGGTATCGGCGCCATGCCCTGGAATACCTGGGCCAGCGCGTCACCCCATGGAGCGCCGCCATGGGCCTCAAGCCCGCGGAAGTCATCGTCCGCGAGCAGCGCCATCGATGGGGCAGCTGCACCGCCAAAGGCGTCCTGCGATTTAACTGGCGTCTAATCCAGCTCGACCCCGAAATCATCGACTACGTCGTCGTCCATGAGCTGGCCCACCTCGCCGTCCTCAACCACTCCCCCCGCTTCTGGCAGCGCGTCGAGCGCTCCATGCCGGACTACCGGGACCGCCTCAAACGCCTCCGCTCCAGCCTCGCCAACGTCGCCCTCTAGTCGTACCGTCAAAGCGACCCAATGCATTGAGCCGTAGCTCGTCGAGTACCTTCCTTTCTCCTCCCATCAGGTTCTCCCCCTTCGGCCTGGAAGAGCCTGTCCAGAGTACCCCCCGAGGGACGAAGGGGGAGTTAGACGCCGTCCTGAGTCCGCCTTTGGCGGATCGAAGGAGGGGGTTGTGGTATTTCTTTATTCTTTCCCTCTTCTCAGAAAGGAGAAGAGGGCTGCAAGCTCGCCGTGGCGAGATTAAGGGTGATGAGGTCGCCTCGATTAAGAACAAGGTCTGTTGTGCCAAACCAAGATAATGACCATTCCCATTGATTCCTTCTAGTAGTTCCCTTAATATTCAAATTACCACCACCCAAGGAGTAGGAATGCAGTCCAGCGTTATCGGCAAGATCGAAAAAGCCAGACGTTACTCCGAGGAAAAAGACCGCGTTAAGTTCACCTCTCTCACAGCCACCCTGCGGGGCGACCACACTGACCACCAGGTCATATATAACAACGGCTTCTGGTCCTGCGACTGCCACTATTTCCGCGTCAGCGCCACCTGCAGCCACACCATGGCCCTCCAGCGAATCCTAGACCCCATGGTCGCCATCTAACGCGCATATCCTCGTCCGTTGGATGACGCCGCGTCGTCCACAGTATCGCTGCGCCTCATTCTTTTTGCTTGTGTGTCTTGCTAGGCAGGCCGCATAACCGGTTGTCCTGCCCATCTGGCCTCTCTCACGTGAACTCGTAATGCACATTAAGGGCTAGGATTATAAAACCACGAGCCTA
This sequence is a window from SAR202 cluster bacterium. Protein-coding genes within it:
- a CDS encoding alanine--tRNA ligase; the encoded protein is MLTGDQIRDRFRAFFEKRGHSALPSASLVPAGDPTLLFTSAGMVPLKPYFTAQQTPPSKRLTSCQKSFRTTDIDEVGDHKHLTFFEMLGNFSIGDYFKRDAIKWAWEFVTSKAEGYGLEPERFYATVYLDDEEAYGIWRDEVGVDPKRIHRYGNEANWWGPAGRTGPTGPCSELHYDFGAERGCGQPIRDGSDINGPGCHPNHECERFVELWNLVFMQYYQDEEGKRTPLPAPSVDTGMGLERAAAVVQNAANVYETDLLKPLIEKVLQLSGKAYGRDKETDYALRVVAEHSRAAAFVISDGVAPSNEGRGYVLRRVLRRAIRYGRRLGLEGAFLGEVVEAAIRRFSGAYPDLGTNRDFILRVVNLEEERFNETVRKGSDHLEGYIRGIKTLSKADLGNIKAALTPLLTERAKRGGVGFQVSQATETVWSVKEKLDKGRDSVDLNFSVSAESYFRAISNLIELLTRLYRAAGEGGWDTTPEINKGSIRSVLASLEEISTKLPGDIVFQLASTYGFPVELTAEIARENGLEIDFEAFERAQEIHRQESRTAHVVTGGMEVHAAYENLGVEKSEFVGYQHLHKHTSVIALLVEGRLVGHAGQGQTVEVVLKETPFYAEGGGQVGDAGYIVGAKGKVEVKDTQSPVAGLIVHKGVVLEGNVSLGDKVEASVDGTRRADTARNHSGTHLLHAALRQILGSHVRQAGSLVAPERLRFDYTHVSPLAREELRDIQDLVNSKVRGNLDVKTRETTYAQAVQEGALAFFGDKYGDRVRVVSMGERREHKPFSLELCGGTHVHATGEVGPIFILGEASVGGGLRRVEAVTGRSAESLFVERTDILYNVAKRLETPVADVEGRLQSFMDEMSSLRKRVAELERRSLKSEAQELLGKVQQVEGVNVLAAKTSANSVEALREMGDWLKAKLSSAVLVLAMSQNGSPLLVSMVTPDLIKRGLHAGNIVRETAKVVGGGGGGRPDTAQAGGKRMDKLNEALAGVAELVRREVRP
- a CDS encoding M48 family metallopeptidase — its product is MPAQQCSIQYNGAAIRYLLIRSKRRRKTLHITFHPRHGVIVAAPQNESFSHIESFVLRHAKWILKNYGRHAYAPSPIAFAAGDTLPYLGRSFPLTVNPPKGLRRPQISFDDCAFTLDAPDYPDPDSRRAAIARAFETWYRRHALEYLGQRVTPWSAAMGLKPAEVIVREQRHRWGSCTAKGVLRFNWRLIQLDPEIIDYVVVHELAHLAVLNHSPRFWQRVERSMPDYRDRLKRLRSSLANVAL